The following are encoded in a window of Bacteroidota bacterium genomic DNA:
- a CDS encoding DUF5683 domain-containing protein, producing MKTLLLFTAFMLFNFTSFSQVAVENKIELTGDLKTDARLLAGSYSPEVISEINLNPQQKSVWLATILSAAVPGAGQAYNGDFWKTAIFVGLEAGLITAAILYNKKGDDKTKEFESYADENWSVVKYANWLIANRTALGLPEGNVTIDPNTSLKPWERVNWTELNHIESRFSHKLPRYGEQQYYELIGKYPQYNHGWRDQLNDNTPEYNANLTPMFLGYSQMRGEANDFYNASSRFIVFVVINHILSAGEAAWSSAVFNKNLSMNLRLSPEIINTAMDVEFIPKLNVSLRF from the coding sequence ATGAAAACACTCCTATTGTTCACAGCTTTCATGCTTTTTAATTTCACTTCCTTTTCGCAGGTTGCAGTTGAAAATAAAATCGAACTCACCGGTGATCTGAAGACAGACGCCAGACTCCTCGCGGGAAGTTATTCGCCTGAGGTGATAAGTGAGATTAATCTTAATCCTCAACAAAAATCGGTTTGGCTGGCAACAATTCTTTCTGCTGCCGTACCCGGCGCGGGTCAGGCATATAATGGTGATTTTTGGAAAACCGCCATATTTGTCGGTCTTGAAGCGGGTCTCATAACTGCTGCAATACTCTACAACAAGAAGGGTGACGATAAAACGAAGGAATTTGAATCGTATGCTGATGAGAACTGGAGTGTTGTCAAATATGCGAACTGGTTAATCGCAAACAGAACTGCTCTGGGTCTGCCTGAAGGTAATGTGACTATCGATCCAAACACATCGCTAAAACCATGGGAGAGAGTCAATTGGACTGAACTGAATCATATCGAAAGCAGATTTTCTCACAAACTGCCAAGATATGGGGAGCAACAATACTACGAATTGATAGGAAAATATCCCCAGTACAACCACGGGTGGAGAGACCAGTTGAACGACAACACACCTGAATATAATGCAAATTTGACACCGATGTTCCTTGGTTACAGTCAGATGAGAGGCGAAGCAAACGATTTTTATAATGCTTCGAGCAGGTTCATTGTTTTTGTTGTAATCAATCACATACTCTCCGCAGGTGAGGCAGCCTGGTCATCCGCGGTTTTTAACAAAAATCTCTCGATGAATCTTCGTTTATCACCCGAAATAATTAATACAGCCATGGATGTTGAGTTTATTCCAAAACTTAATGTCAGCTTGAGGTTTTAA
- a CDS encoding biopolymer transporter Tol encodes MFRKLAIISVFLLTANSFAQFDKYNSEFEWYTIKGKNVEVHFHEGAERTARVVLKIAEEVWDPVCSLYEYYPDKVHYVIKDIDDYSNGATYFFDNKIEIWTSALDFDLRGSHNWLRNVISHEFTHMVQIQASLKTTRSVPAVYLQVLNYEDKRRPDILYGFPNVIASYPLAMLNMPAWFAEGTAQYMRKEFDYDYWDAHRDMILRSYVLDSNMLTWNQMGVFEKTSLGNESVYNSGFALTKYIAQKYGEDKLTKLTKALGKLTNFSFDAAASDILGMSGKELYNEWAGFLKKDYRERISSVLENKVTGNLIGETGFGNFYPSLSSDGNKIYYISNKTSDYFSPTALYEYNIASKEEKVLIPGVRSTYSEVPGTDQIIYSKLSDDNPNDYKVHDIYVFDKKSEKETRLTHNLRANMPSVSPDGKKIVFLFQKDGTTNIGTIDMDGKNFKQLTFYANGEQVFKPVFSPDSKIIYFDYSYLHGRDIAMIPADGGSVEFVLNSPKDERSPVPTADGKLIYSSDETGIFNIYSYDLTRKEPKRLTNVTGGAFMPSVDRSGNIAYAGYTSGGYKIFYLPVTEQQRVDESKRYVKREDPPLDSNQPKKDKIAVDWDRLKNFNDYQYPDTAKTKYSGAFSRLSIFPFVRYDNYSTTNNVLEKIKPGLYVSSSDMLNRFSIFAGGSINTRGERDLFLSFDYRNKLPLLPALGLRPDLGLEVYNVTRKADVDIIFEELPKASTNVIYNLFEVDLIAKHKLFGTEKDLELRYIYSSYTATIESFIIPGTASDLYPTFNDTYLIGSNFRATYKTDYKKPNKDMDINPIGSNLEIRYDYEMNRFNPDGEYSVDNGILVAQYKNYNFHRLEINTGYSFETFRGHSLGVKLRGGTIFGPSVPDFFDFFLGGLVGMKAYPFYAISGNEIVYANLTYRMPLFRDIDYKFGHLYLDKIYLTLFGDLGNAWTGNLSESGNLKKGVGAELRFSLNSFYLFPTAVFFSAAYGFDDVTKATQTGEVVKYGKEWNFYGGVLFGFDF; translated from the coding sequence ATGTTCAGGAAACTTGCTATAATTTCAGTTTTTTTGCTTACTGCAAATTCTTTTGCTCAATTTGACAAATACAATTCGGAATTCGAATGGTACACCATCAAAGGGAAGAATGTTGAAGTTCATTTTCACGAAGGTGCAGAAAGAACAGCAAGGGTTGTTCTCAAAATAGCAGAAGAAGTTTGGGATCCTGTCTGTTCTCTCTATGAATATTATCCCGATAAAGTACATTATGTGATTAAAGACATTGATGATTATTCCAACGGTGCGACTTATTTCTTTGACAATAAAATTGAGATTTGGACGAGTGCCCTTGATTTTGATCTAAGGGGCTCACACAACTGGCTGAGGAATGTTATCTCCCATGAATTTACTCATATGGTTCAGATTCAGGCTTCCCTTAAAACCACCAGGTCTGTTCCCGCCGTTTATCTTCAGGTTTTGAATTACGAAGACAAAAGAAGGCCTGACATTTTATACGGTTTCCCGAATGTTATCGCTTCATACCCGTTGGCGATGTTGAACATGCCTGCATGGTTTGCAGAGGGAACAGCCCAGTATATGAGAAAAGAATTTGATTACGATTACTGGGATGCTCACCGTGACATGATCCTAAGGTCATATGTTCTTGACAGCAATATGCTCACATGGAATCAGATGGGGGTATTTGAAAAGACCAGTCTTGGTAATGAATCAGTTTACAATTCAGGATTTGCCCTGACAAAATATATCGCTCAAAAATATGGTGAAGATAAACTGACGAAACTTACAAAAGCACTCGGAAAACTCACAAATTTTTCGTTTGACGCTGCTGCAAGTGACATCCTTGGAATGAGTGGTAAAGAGTTGTATAATGAGTGGGCTGGATTTCTCAAGAAAGATTACAGGGAAAGAATATCTTCTGTCCTTGAGAATAAAGTAACAGGTAATTTAATCGGGGAGACCGGTTTTGGTAACTTCTACCCTTCGCTTTCATCCGACGGGAACAAAATTTACTACATTTCGAATAAAACCAGTGACTATTTTTCACCTACTGCTCTCTATGAATATAATATTGCTTCGAAAGAGGAAAAGGTTCTGATTCCGGGAGTAAGATCCACTTATTCCGAGGTTCCCGGCACTGACCAGATAATCTACTCAAAACTTTCTGACGATAATCCAAACGATTACAAGGTGCATGACATATATGTTTTCGATAAAAAAAGTGAGAAAGAAACCAGACTTACTCACAATTTAAGAGCAAATATGCCGTCAGTTTCGCCGGATGGAAAGAAAATCGTTTTTCTGTTTCAAAAGGACGGAACCACCAACATCGGTACAATCGACATGGATGGAAAGAATTTTAAGCAATTGACTTTCTACGCAAACGGTGAGCAGGTTTTCAAACCGGTGTTCTCTCCTGACAGTAAAATCATTTATTTCGATTATTCCTACCTTCACGGTCGAGACATTGCGATGATACCGGCTGATGGCGGAAGCGTAGAGTTTGTGCTTAATTCGCCAAAAGATGAGAGAAGTCCCGTTCCAACTGCCGACGGCAAACTGATTTACTCATCAGACGAGACAGGTATTTTTAATATCTACAGCTACGATTTGACCAGGAAAGAACCAAAAAGACTTACCAATGTAACAGGTGGTGCTTTCATGCCGTCAGTTGATCGATCGGGAAATATTGCTTATGCCGGCTACACTTCCGGAGGCTACAAGATTTTCTATCTTCCTGTGACCGAACAACAGAGAGTGGATGAAAGCAAAAGGTATGTAAAACGGGAAGACCCGCCTTTAGACAGCAACCAGCCAAAAAAAGACAAAATAGCGGTCGATTGGGACAGGTTAAAAAACTTCAATGATTACCAGTATCCTGATACGGCAAAAACCAAATATTCGGGAGCTTTTTCAAGGCTGAGTATTTTTCCGTTTGTCAGATATGACAACTACAGCACAACAAACAATGTACTTGAAAAGATAAAACCCGGACTTTATGTCAGTTCCTCAGACATGCTGAACAGGTTCAGTATTTTTGCAGGAGGTTCGATAAACACAAGGGGAGAGAGAGATCTTTTTCTAAGTTTCGATTACAGAAACAAACTGCCGCTTCTCCCGGCTCTCGGTTTAAGGCCTGACCTTGGACTTGAGGTGTATAATGTGACGCGAAAAGCAGATGTGGACATCATATTTGAAGAACTGCCCAAAGCCTCCACGAATGTAATCTACAACCTTTTTGAAGTTGACCTGATCGCAAAGCATAAACTTTTCGGAACGGAAAAGGACCTGGAGCTTAGATATATTTACAGCAGCTATACAGCAACTATTGAAAGTTTTATCATCCCCGGAACTGCTTCAGATCTGTATCCGACATTTAACGATACTTATCTGATTGGAAGTAATTTCAGAGCCACCTACAAGACTGACTACAAGAAACCAAACAAGGATATGGATATCAATCCGATCGGGAGTAATCTTGAAATCAGGTATGATTATGAGATGAACAGATTCAATCCTGATGGCGAATATTCGGTGGATAACGGTATTCTGGTGGCACAGTACAAAAATTATAATTTTCACCGTCTTGAAATTAATACAGGCTATTCCTTTGAAACTTTCAGGGGACATTCTCTTGGTGTCAAGTTGAGGGGAGGTACCATTTTTGGGCCATCTGTTCCGGATTTCTTTGATTTCTTCCTCGGTGGACTTGTCGGGATGAAAGCGTATCCATTCTATGCTATAAGTGGTAATGAGATAGTGTATGCGAACCTGACATACAGAATGCCACTCTTCAGGGATATTGATTACAAATTTGGACATCTTTACCTCGACAAGATATATCTTACACTTTTTGGTGATCTTGGAAATGCATGGACGGGGAACCTCTCAGAGTCAGGAAACCTGAAAAAAGGGGTTGGGGCGGAACTCCGGTTTTCTCTGAATTCCTTCTACCTTTTCCCGACAGCGGTGTTTTTCTCAGCCGCATACGGTTTTGATGATGTCACCAAAGCCACTCAAACGGGGGAAGTGGTAAAGTACGGGAAAGAATGGAATTTCTATGGTGGCGTTCTTTTTGGTTTCGATTTTTAA
- a CDS encoding MBOAT family protein has protein sequence MLFPTIDFGIFCLTVLVAIWSVSGKPAVQKYILLAASFLFIGYLDLRFVPVFFLTGCSSFYFGKKISATEDASKRKKLVVASIITSLVVLFFFKYFSLFLSGFNTFTALLGIEQRYSTHNPVLTLGLSFFTLQSISYVVDLYRRELTKSKSVFDVMLYLVFFPKLIAGPVMKASDFFAQLGSNEEKTGIKASQAASLILKGLFKKLVIANYLAIQIVDPVFQNPENFSSFDAIAGAFAFALQFYCNFSAYSDIASGIALLMGYELPENFNQPFRAKRLRDFWKRWNVTVTEWFRNYLYIQLGGNKNGRSLTYRNLFITVVLGGIWYGAGFNFVLFGILNGAGLVFERYISEKRDGVVDTLPMRIVSSLLVITFVSLSLVFVRAESFSMALDYFKTVFRFDFSSSFLTPLGFSIVMWGILSHFLPKDWGSIVRVNFEKLHPLSQAMTIGIAVLVIRTFGLDIEANINSFLF, from the coding sequence ATGCTCTTCCCAACAATTGATTTTGGAATATTCTGTTTAACCGTTTTAGTTGCAATTTGGTCAGTTTCCGGTAAACCTGCTGTTCAGAAGTATATACTTTTGGCAGCAAGCTTTCTGTTTATCGGATATCTTGACCTGCGTTTTGTACCTGTGTTCTTTCTTACAGGCTGTTCTTCGTTTTATTTTGGGAAGAAGATATCCGCAACTGAAGATGCATCCAAAAGAAAAAAACTTGTTGTTGCTTCCATAATTACAAGTCTTGTCGTTCTTTTTTTCTTCAAATATTTTAGTTTGTTTCTGTCGGGCTTCAACACATTTACAGCCCTTTTGGGTATTGAACAAAGATACTCAACCCACAATCCGGTACTTACTCTCGGTCTGTCATTTTTTACCCTTCAGTCGATAAGTTATGTGGTTGATTTGTATCGTCGTGAATTGACTAAATCCAAATCGGTTTTTGATGTGATGCTCTACCTGGTGTTTTTCCCAAAGTTGATAGCCGGTCCAGTGATGAAGGCATCTGACTTTTTTGCTCAGCTTGGGTCTAATGAGGAAAAAACCGGAATCAAAGCGTCACAAGCCGCCTCATTGATTTTGAAGGGGTTGTTCAAAAAACTTGTTATAGCCAACTATCTCGCGATTCAAATCGTGGATCCGGTTTTTCAAAATCCTGAGAATTTCTCTTCGTTTGACGCAATTGCTGGTGCCTTTGCTTTTGCGTTGCAATTCTATTGCAATTTTAGCGCATATAGTGATATTGCTTCCGGAATCGCTCTTCTTATGGGGTATGAACTTCCCGAAAACTTCAATCAGCCATTCCGAGCAAAACGACTCAGGGATTTTTGGAAAAGGTGGAATGTTACTGTGACTGAGTGGTTTAGAAATTATCTTTACATACAATTAGGCGGTAACAAAAACGGAAGATCGCTCACTTACAGAAATCTCTTTATCACTGTGGTGCTGGGTGGAATCTGGTACGGAGCCGGATTTAATTTTGTTCTTTTCGGTATTCTGAACGGTGCGGGTTTGGTTTTCGAGCGATATATATCTGAAAAGAGAGATGGAGTCGTAGATACTCTGCCGATGAGAATTGTTTCATCTCTGTTAGTTATTACATTTGTAAGTTTGAGTCTTGTTTTTGTAAGAGCAGAAAGCTTTTCGATGGCGTTGGACTATTTTAAAACCGTTTTTAGATTCGATTTTTCATCTTCATTTCTGACCCCACTTGGATTTTCCATAGTGATGTGGGGTATTTTATCCCATTTTCTTCCAAAAGACTGGGGTTCAATAGTCAGAGTAAACTTTGAAAAGTTGCATCCTTTATCTCAGGCGATGACGATAGGTATTGCTGTTCTCGTGATCAGAACCTTTGGGCTGGATATTGAAGCAAACATTAACAGTTTTCTGTTCTAA
- a CDS encoding PorV/PorQ family protein, with protein MNKFKIAFLGFFIVFGFSKSVLAQGEAAVPFLLIAPDSRGGGIGESGAGLADNSSAVFWNPAGIAFLTGQEFSFTHSNWLPQFKLDLFYDYATYRNYIEDINGSVTASITYMNYGEFVRTGPDSPDPLGTFRSFDMAATVGYATKLSKDWGLGVNLRLIHSRLSDQPTGQEQGTGTATSVSFDLGFMWRPSSLVLPFVDYDLGNKFSIGLNLSNLGPKISYIDRAQADPIPTQFRLGLAYRILSDEYNSLTYTLDFTKLLVRRYADGTSDDFYKAVFTAWGDKPIGEELADIVTSMGLEYWYGTPGDFLFALRSGFFYEDPNYGNRKFITLGAGIRYDIYGFDFSYISTSVFKDGENHPLSDTLRFTILVGWGGLVDQVKGLPRGL; from the coding sequence ATGAACAAGTTCAAAATCGCATTCCTGGGTTTCTTTATAGTTTTCGGATTCAGTAAATCCGTTCTGGCTCAGGGAGAAGCAGCGGTACCATTTCTTCTGATCGCACCCGATTCAAGAGGCGGTGGTATTGGAGAGTCCGGAGCCGGTCTTGCGGACAACTCATCGGCTGTATTCTGGAATCCTGCAGGAATTGCGTTCCTAACAGGTCAGGAATTCAGTTTTACCCACTCTAACTGGCTGCCACAGTTCAAACTGGATCTTTTCTATGATTACGCTACTTACAGAAATTATATAGAAGACATCAACGGAAGTGTAACTGCGAGTATCACATACATGAATTATGGTGAGTTCGTCAGAACAGGTCCTGATTCACCCGATCCTCTCGGTACTTTCAGATCATTCGATATGGCTGCAACAGTTGGTTATGCAACAAAATTATCGAAGGACTGGGGTCTGGGTGTTAATTTAAGATTGATACACAGCCGTCTTTCAGATCAGCCAACAGGTCAGGAACAGGGTACCGGTACGGCTACCTCTGTAAGTTTTGACCTTGGTTTCATGTGGAGACCATCCTCACTGGTTTTACCTTTTGTAGACTATGATCTCGGTAACAAATTCTCCATTGGTCTTAATTTAAGTAATCTGGGACCAAAAATATCGTACATCGACAGAGCTCAGGCAGATCCAATCCCGACCCAGTTCAGACTCGGTCTCGCCTACAGAATCCTGTCAGATGAGTACAACAGTCTTACTTATACACTCGACTTCACCAAACTTCTTGTCAGAAGATACGCTGATGGAACAAGTGATGATTTCTATAAAGCTGTTTTCACTGCCTGGGGTGATAAACCGATTGGTGAAGAGCTTGCAGATATCGTAACTTCGATGGGTCTTGAATACTGGTATGGCACCCCCGGTGATTTCCTTTTTGCACTTCGTTCGGGATTCTTTTATGAGGATCCAAATTACGGAAACAGAAAGTTTATCACTCTTGGAGCCGGTATCAGATATGATATTTATGGATTTGATTTCAGTTATATCTCTACCTCCGTCTTCAAGGATGGAGAAAATCATCCATTGAGCGATACACTTCGTTTTACCATTCTTGTTGGATGGGGCGGACTTGTTGATCAAGTTAAAGGATTACCAAGAGGTCTCTAA
- a CDS encoding T9SS type A sorting domain-containing protein has product MKLLKTSIFLLLLVPLTHGQVMQPAVSIQRTVSNISQPTGTDTIKILAVMAEFQPDNDNTTVGNGTFPSIYSQDFGKQIVDPLPHDRNYFLAHLEFVKNYYYKASNGKQTVVFEVLPNSVTLSKTMRDYSPPINSNDFKVMGDFVQETWTLADQANPGFNFKDYNLFFIFHAGVGRDVSLPGSLGNERDLPSIYFNLPALQKFYGSGYQGVPVSGGTFNIKNTGILPQTQNREVSSFNSRFLFQITINGLLVSTVGSYLGLPDLFDTNTGLSAIGRFGLMDGQSIFAYNGAFPPEPSPWEKIRLGWITPVEFSGTLKDVTISAKNVALLSDTVVLKLRINESEYFLIENRQRDASRNGVTLTLRNGSVNTTKTYAKDTTGFYSYSIDSLTGVLVDVDEFDWALPGSGILIWHIDEKVINEKIADNKINTDKKRRGVAVVEADGVNDIGEKFRTIFGDEVVGEGTEYDFWFAENKADLYKNIFSSTSRPDTRSNEGANSLITMKNFSQNFGRMKMTISLGDSLIKPVIFGKRSNGWVPSQIILTDNGNFYRYGNLLEEQPNDLSPGRVIDFDFSSKQVAQTVYSSKNYFAGVNGKQVKIAVVDPVTIGLDTLSINSDITSDPVITSGPTEIPALAVGTSTGVIYRFSLAPLSLIEAVPSTNQVPVTDLFSSGGTLMFVQSTPSTIYHVGVFKGKSILVSGNYKNGVMVDQSGVIRLIVLESGNTVKIFKNDNGTPVLEKEFKLRSSKPVEQISVTDTKRDGNVYINYVAGNELYSVNLENVPADNFPVSIKAGEVFIGKPVSADFIGTGHPELLAFTATGNLYAYDGKTGNLIGGFPLTIGDSLNYTPAFSLANNKIVLQASGKSGLIAAWELNLNGGTLFYSGKSGNNAGTNSIKIGNGFPVYGSYLPQESVYNYPNPVVSGQTFIRYYVSEDSDISVKIFDLAGDYVAELKGFGQGGMDGEISWNVGNIQSGVYLARVEAKSTVSGKSDYKIIKIAIIK; this is encoded by the coding sequence ATGAAACTACTTAAAACTTCAATATTTCTACTTCTTTTAGTACCGCTGACTCACGGTCAGGTGATGCAACCGGCTGTTTCCATTCAACGGACAGTTTCGAATATCTCCCAACCAACCGGTACAGACACCATTAAAATTCTTGCAGTAATGGCAGAATTTCAACCCGATAATGACAATACAACGGTTGGTAATGGTACTTTCCCTTCCATTTATTCGCAGGACTTTGGAAAGCAAATAGTCGATCCTTTGCCACACGACAGGAACTACTTCCTAGCCCATCTCGAGTTTGTAAAAAACTATTATTACAAAGCTTCGAACGGGAAGCAGACAGTTGTTTTTGAAGTACTTCCAAACAGTGTCACACTTTCAAAAACCATGAGAGATTATTCTCCTCCAATCAATTCCAATGACTTTAAGGTAATGGGTGATTTTGTGCAGGAGACCTGGACTCTGGCAGATCAGGCGAATCCGGGCTTCAATTTCAAGGACTACAACCTTTTCTTTATCTTTCACGCTGGTGTTGGACGCGATGTCAGCCTTCCCGGAAGTCTCGGTAACGAAAGGGATTTGCCTTCAATTTACTTCAATCTGCCTGCCCTGCAAAAGTTTTACGGCAGCGGATACCAGGGTGTGCCGGTTAGTGGAGGGACATTTAATATAAAAAACACCGGGATACTTCCACAGACACAAAACAGGGAAGTTTCCTCATTCAACTCAAGGTTTTTATTTCAAATAACCATCAACGGACTTCTTGTTTCGACTGTTGGCAGTTATCTCGGACTTCCTGACCTTTTTGATACGAATACCGGGCTGAGTGCTATTGGAAGATTTGGATTGATGGACGGTCAGTCTATCTTTGCTTATAACGGAGCTTTTCCGCCTGAGCCATCGCCTTGGGAAAAAATCAGACTGGGTTGGATAACCCCTGTTGAATTTTCAGGTACCTTAAAGGATGTGACGATTTCTGCAAAAAATGTTGCATTGCTCTCCGATACAGTTGTACTTAAGTTGCGGATAAATGAATCAGAATATTTTTTGATTGAAAACCGGCAACGGGATGCTTCAAGAAATGGAGTGACACTTACACTCCGTAACGGTTCTGTGAACACTACAAAAACATACGCAAAAGATACAACAGGATTTTACAGTTATTCGATTGACTCACTTACCGGTGTACTCGTTGATGTCGACGAATTCGACTGGGCACTTCCCGGAAGCGGAATACTGATCTGGCATATTGATGAAAAAGTAATCAATGAAAAAATTGCCGATAACAAGATAAATACTGATAAGAAGAGAAGAGGAGTTGCGGTAGTTGAAGCTGACGGTGTTAACGATATTGGAGAAAAATTCCGTACAATTTTCGGAGATGAAGTTGTAGGTGAAGGAACAGAATATGATTTCTGGTTTGCTGAGAATAAAGCTGATCTTTATAAAAATATTTTTAGCAGCACTTCAAGACCCGACACCCGGAGTAATGAGGGAGCGAATTCTCTCATTACCATGAAAAATTTCTCTCAGAATTTTGGCCGGATGAAAATGACAATCTCTTTGGGGGATTCACTAATTAAACCGGTGATCTTCGGAAAGAGAAGTAATGGATGGGTACCCTCACAAATAATTCTGACAGACAATGGTAATTTTTACCGATATGGGAATTTGCTTGAGGAACAACCAAACGATCTCAGTCCGGGCAGGGTAATTGATTTTGATTTTTCATCGAAACAGGTTGCCCAGACGGTATATTCTTCGAAGAATTATTTTGCGGGTGTTAACGGGAAACAAGTAAAGATTGCTGTTGTTGATCCAGTTACCATCGGGCTGGACACACTTTCCATCAATTCGGACATAACAAGCGATCCTGTAATTACTTCCGGTCCGACTGAAATCCCTGCATTGGCTGTCGGCACTTCAACAGGCGTGATTTACCGTTTTTCATTAGCTCCTTTAAGTCTCATTGAAGCTGTCCCTTCAACAAACCAGGTTCCCGTTACCGATTTATTCTCATCGGGTGGCACTTTAATGTTTGTTCAGAGTACTCCATCCACAATCTACCATGTCGGTGTTTTTAAAGGTAAATCAATCCTTGTGAGTGGAAACTATAAAAATGGAGTGATGGTCGATCAGTCTGGAGTAATCAGATTGATAGTTTTAGAATCGGGTAATACCGTTAAAATATTTAAAAACGACAATGGAACACCGGTGCTTGAAAAAGAATTTAAGCTTCGTTCCTCCAAACCGGTCGAGCAGATTTCGGTTACTGACACCAAAAGGGATGGGAATGTATATATAAATTATGTAGCCGGTAACGAACTTTATTCTGTGAATCTTGAAAATGTACCAGCTGATAATTTCCCGGTTTCAATAAAAGCAGGCGAGGTTTTTATCGGTAAGCCGGTATCTGCAGATTTTATTGGTACAGGTCATCCTGAATTGCTTGCATTTACTGCCACAGGAAATCTTTATGCGTATGACGGAAAAACGGGTAATCTTATTGGTGGTTTTCCTTTGACGATTGGTGATTCACTGAATTATACACCTGCATTCTCCCTCGCCAATAATAAGATTGTTCTGCAGGCATCAGGGAAATCGGGGTTGATAGCAGCATGGGAGCTTAACCTCAACGGGGGAACTCTGTTTTATTCAGGAAAATCGGGAAATAATGCCGGTACTAATTCAATCAAAATCGGCAACGGGTTTCCGGTTTACGGTTCCTATCTGCCGCAGGAAAGTGTTTACAACTACCCGAATCCGGTGGTTTCCGGTCAGACATTCATCAGATATTATGTTTCGGAGGATTCTGATATTTCGGTAAAGATTTTTGATCTGGCAGGAGACTATGTCGCCGAGTTGAAGGGATTTGGACAGGGTGGCATGGATGGAGAAATTAGTTGGAATGTCGGTAATATTCAATCAGGAGTTTACCTGGCGAGAGTTGAAGCAAAGTCAACCGTTTCAGGTAAATCGGATTACAAGATCATTAAAATTGCAATAATAAAGTAA